In the genome of Hyalangium ruber, the window GGCTCAAGGCCCGCGGCGGCAGCCTGGACCTTGGCCCCTTCCAGAAGCTCTTCACCGAGCGGCGTGAGCTCTACGTCGCCATGGAGTCTCTGGCGGCCCGCCGCAATTCCGCCAACGAGGAGATGAAGCGCAAGGCCAAGGAGGATCCGGCCGCGCTGGAAGCACTGCGCGGGGACCTGCGCGCCGTCTCCCAGGAGATCAAGGAGAAGGAGGCCCGCCTCAAGGAGGTCGAGGAGGAGCTGAACCGCATCCTTCTGCTCATCCCCAACATCCCCCACGAGTCGGTCCCCGTCGGCGCCAGCGAGCAGGAAAATGTCGTGGCGCGTACCTGGGGCGAGAAGCCCAACTTCCTCTTCACGCCCAAGCAGCACTTCGAGGTCGGCGAGAAGCTGGGGATGCTGGACTTCGAGCGGGCCGCCAAGGTGTCGGGCAGCCGCTTCACCTTCTACAAGGCGGCCCTGGCGCGGCTGGAGCGGGCGCTGGTCACCTTCATGATCGATGTCCACACGCAGAAGGGCTACATGGAGATGCTGCCGCCCTATCTCGTGCTGCGCGAGACGATGATGGGCACCGGCCAGCTGCCCAAGTTCGAGGAGGACGCCTTCAAGACGTCGGGCGACCCCGAGCGCTTCCTCATCCCCACCGCCGAAGTGCCCGTCACCAACTACCACGCGGATGAGATCCTCGAGGCGGGCCAGCTGCCGCTGAAGTACTGCGCCTTCAGCCCCTGCTTCCGCGCGGAGGCCGGCGCGGCGGGCCGCGACACGCGCGGGCTGATTCGCCAGCACCAGTTCCACAAGGTGGAGCTGGTGAAGTTCGCCACCCCGGACACCAGCCTCCAGGAGCTGGAGGGCATGACGGACGACGCGTGCGACATCCTGCGGCGCCTGGGGCTGCACCACCGGGTGGTGCTGCTGTGTACCGGCGACATGGGCTTTGCCTCGCGGAAGACCTACGACATCGAGGTCTGGCTGCCGGGCCAGGGAGCGTACCGGGAGATCTCCTCGTGCTCGGACTGCGGCGACTTCCAGGCACGCCGGGCCAAGATTCGCTTCCGCGCCCAGAAGGGCGACAAGCCCCAGCTGCTCCACACCCTGAATGGCAGCGGGCTGGCCGTGGGGCGGACGAGCATCGCCATCCTCGAGAACTACCAGCGGGAGGACGGAAGCGTCGCCATCCCGGAGGCGTTGTGGCCCTACATGGGCGGAATGCGGGAGATCCGGCCCCTGTAGGCCACATCCCCATTGCAATGGGCGATGGATCAGGTAGAAGGGCGGCCCCGCGCAGCTGGCGGGACCGCGCGGCTTGATAGCAGTGGAGGAGTGGCCGAGCGGCTGAAGGCAGCGGTCTTGAAAACCGCAGAGGGTGAAAGCTCTCCGTAGGTTCGAATCCTACCTCCTCCGATTTTTTGTTCTTGTCTTTCGCAGTTCTTTGACAGAGAAGAGTTGGAGAGATGGCCGAGAGGCTGAAGGCACAGGTTTGCTAAACCTGCATACTCGAAAGGGTATCGAGGGTTCGAATCCCTCTCTCTCCGCCACTTATCGTTGTAGCAGCGTTGGAAGACACGCTCCCTTAGCTCAGCTGGATAGAGCGTCGGACTACGAATCCGAAGGCCGGAGGTTCGAATCCTCCAGGGAGCGCCACACTTCCTCGCCGCTTCTCTCATGAGTGAAGACGAAGCTTTCATGCAGCAGGCGCTTGCGCTGGCGCGGGAAGCAGAGGCACTCGGAGAGGTTCCCGTCGGCGCGGTGGCGGTACATGAAGGCCAGGTCATTGGCACTGGCTTCAACCGCCGCGAGATCGACCGCAACCCCCTGGCACACGCGGAGCTGTTGGCGATGGATGCCGCCGCGAAAGCACGGGGTGCCTGGCGACTGTCGGGAGTCACGCTGTATGT includes:
- the serS gene encoding serine--tRNA ligase, which gives rise to MLDLRYVAQNFDAVVARLKARGGSLDLGPFQKLFTERRELYVAMESLAARRNSANEEMKRKAKEDPAALEALRGDLRAVSQEIKEKEARLKEVEEELNRILLLIPNIPHESVPVGASEQENVVARTWGEKPNFLFTPKQHFEVGEKLGMLDFERAAKVSGSRFTFYKAALARLERALVTFMIDVHTQKGYMEMLPPYLVLRETMMGTGQLPKFEEDAFKTSGDPERFLIPTAEVPVTNYHADEILEAGQLPLKYCAFSPCFRAEAGAAGRDTRGLIRQHQFHKVELVKFATPDTSLQELEGMTDDACDILRRLGLHHRVVLLCTGDMGFASRKTYDIEVWLPGQGAYREISSCSDCGDFQARRAKIRFRAQKGDKPQLLHTLNGSGLAVGRTSIAILENYQREDGSVAIPEALWPYMGGMREIRPL
- the tadA gene encoding tRNA adenosine(34) deaminase TadA; protein product: MSEDEAFMQQALALAREAEALGEVPVGAVAVHEGQVIGTGFNRREIDRNPLAHAELLAMDAAAKARGAWRLSGVTLYVTLEPCAMCAGALVQSRVTRLVFGAMDPKAGAVGSLYNLAEEPRHNHRLQVTSGILADESRLLLKSFFERLREKKRDK